A stretch of the Malus sylvestris chromosome 10, drMalSylv7.2, whole genome shotgun sequence genome encodes the following:
- the LOC126584767 gene encoding NAC domain-containing protein 54-like: protein MAPMSLPPGFRFHPTDEELVAYYLDRKINGRTIELEIIPEVDLYKCEPWDLPDKSFLPSKDMEWYFYSPRDRKYPNGSRTNRATRAGYWKATGKDRAVNSQRRAVGMKKTLVYYRGRAPHGIRTNWVMHEYRLVDSVCGNGSSSIKDSYALCRVFKKTIQMPKSNKEYTPIGINNAENDSIWVSNEQLLGEDTSGINEGASRGIETDQDENDSNHDYPKFLSDTSSSDLTQGTPTETGIADDLQAPFASDEANSSADLYSFGVHCSSDLLQETYIPPNASSLNTYQFPYPPLELEDFPQINLAAETNTAKPEIIDEYMSYDKFKDYMNGTFEEIFSLCSSQDNSVALSMQD from the exons ATGGCACCCATGAGTCTTCCTCCTGGATTCAGATTCCACCCAACAGATGAAGAGCTTGTTGCTTACTATCTAGATCGAAAAATCAATGGTCGCACCATTGAGCTAGAAATTATCCCAGAGGTCGACCTCTACAAATGTGAGCCATGGGATTTACCTG ATAAGTCGTTTCTTCCGAGCAAAGACATGGAGTGGTACTTCTACAGCCCGAGGGATAGGAAGTACCCCAACGGGTCGAGAACGAATAGGGCTACTCGAGCTGGGTACTGGAAAGCGACTGGGAAAGACCGGGCGGTGAACAGTCAGAGGCGTGCTGTCGGCATGAAGAAGACATTGGTTTACTATAGAGGTAGAGCCCCCCATGGTATTAGAACCAACTGGGTTATGCATGAGTACCGGCTGGTCGATTCTGTGTGTGGCAATGGGTCATCATCTATAAAG GATTCTTACGCATTGTGCCGAGTGTTCAAGAAAACAATACAAATGCCCAAGAGTAACAAAGAATACACGCCAATTGGGATTAACAATGCAGAAAATGATTCAATATGGGTCTCCAATGAACAATTGTTAGGGGAAGACACTAGTGGCATTAATGAGGGAGCTTCAAGAGGGATTGAAACTGATCAAGATGAGAATGATTCCAACCATGATTATCCCAAATTTCTATCTGACACCTCTTCTTCAGATCTCACTCAAGGCACACCTACTGAAACTGGCATAGCTGATGATTTACAAGCTCCATTTGCTTCTGATGAAGCAAACAGTTCAGCTGATCTATACTCTTTTGGTGTCCACTGCTCCTCAGATCTACTTCAG GAAACATATATACCGCCCAATGCGAGCTCACTGAATACCTATCAATTTCCTTACCCACCCTTAGAACTTGAAGACTTCCCGCAGATCAATTTAGCTGCAGAGACAAACACAGCAAAGCCAGAAATCATCGACGAGTACATGTCGTACGACAAGTTCAAGGATTACATGAATGGAACATTTGAAGAGATCTTCTCTTTATGTTCATCTCAAGACAACTCTGTGGCCCTCTCCATGCAAGACTAA